The genomic region CTCCGGCCAGCGACCGACACTGGCGGCGTAGGCAAGCACAGCATTGGGTTCGCCAGCGATATCGACGGTGTGCTGCATGCGGGTCATGGGCATTCTCGCGTAGCTCAAAGGGGCGGTTTCCGGCTCCCAGTAAAGGGTGCCGAACAGGTAGTCCATCAGCGGCAGGACGATGTTGAAATTGCTCTGCTGCATGCGCTCGCGGCGGTGATGCAGCTCGTGCAAGCGGCGCATCTGGCGGATCCATGGCAGGCGCGCCAGAGGATTGTCTGCCGGCAAATGCTCGCAGGCATGAAACACCTCGTAAGTCAGATAACCCAGCACCATGCAGCCGCCGAACAGTCCGGCGACGTTGGCGTTTACCTGTGCCAACAGCCACCACAGCGGCAGGGTAATCAGCAGTGTGTGCAGCACGATCAGCCAGGCAGGGAACAGGATCACCCGCCAGTCGCGGGCACTGTCGTAGGTCATGTGGTCGGGGGTGAAGAAACTGTGATGATCGCCGGCATGCCGGGCGTAGAACATTTTTGCGAAGGTTTTTTTGTGGTGACCGAGATGGCGATGGACCATGTACACGCCGAAATTGAACAGCAGCAGGGTCAACGGCAGCGTCAGCCATTCCAGCAGGCTGACCTGCTGCACGCTGCTCCAGAACGCACCTATGGCCAGCACGCCGAACAGCAGCACGAAGGCGCCGTGCAGCCACGGGTTGTACAGCGGATGAATGGCCGCGCGGTAACGGCTGCGGAATGTCTCGGTGGTCTGCCTCACTGCGTCACCTGCGGGTATTGTTGTTATACCCGGCAGATTAGCCGATCCGGCCGTTTGTGCAGGCCGGACCTCGGTGTCACATGCGCCATGCTCCGGTGCAAAACTGCCTTTCTTTTGAGTTGATTTTTTTCGTATTTTTTGTCGCTGGTTGTATGTTGTTGAACTGGCTGCGAGCGGTTTGGGTACGCAGCCATTTTTCATTTATTCTTGATTGATGAAGACGTCCTTAGTTCTTTTTGTTACGTGGTCTGCGATAAACTCTGAAAGTTTTTCATTGGATGTAAGTTTTGTGGCTCCAATGCTGTATTTTTTGATGATGTATTTTAGTTCTTCTTTGTTCATTGTAATCAATTCTTTCTCGATCTCGCTTTTCTTTTTTTCTTTGAATGCTTCAAAAATATTGAGGTTCTGGATTTCCTCTCGAACCACTTCCTTTTCTTTTTGCTCTTTCTGGTTCTTTTCGTAGTACGGTCTTAGGAGGTTCAGAAGGATTTCTGGATTCTCCTCCAAAGTCGTTCCTAGTTCTGAAAGGACTTTTCCAAATATCTCGATATCTTTTTTGTTGATGCTTTTCATGCACTATACTCCTACCCGACGAACGAATTCGTCAGTGAGATTCGTAATAATGTTTTTCGTATCTTGAAAGTCCGATTTTCTTTTTGCGGTAGCGGAAGTTATGAACGGCCTAGAGTCAACTGGAGCCTCAGCCACAGAAATTCGTTGAGGGAAATCATTTTCGAAAACGACTTCACTATTATCGCCGGACCGAAGTTCAGTCATAGTGGACTTATGTAAATTCGTTCTGTAGTCGACTTTAGTAAAGATTATGCCCGCCAAATCGATTTTGCAGCTGTGCTTTCTTTTTTTGAAGGAATTGATTCTATTTAGAATTAAGCTAATGCCAATTTTGGATAGGATGTCCGGGACTGTTGGAACAACATAAAAATCGCTTATGCTAATGCCGTTTAAAGTGATTGCTCCCAAGTTTGGAGGGCAGTCGATTAATATATAGTCGTAGTCTACTTTGATGTTTTCGATGATGTTTCCGAGTACGTCTACATGGCTAACGTATGCTTTGTTGTCCATGTCAGGGATGTCGTCTTGAATCTCAACCAGATGTATACTTGATGGCAGCAGGTCTAGACCTTCGATGTCTGCCACGTCTTGTAGGATTGCTTTGTCTATATCGAATTGACTTTCTCCTTTTAGCATGTCGTTGAACATGTGGTAAAGAGTTTGTCCGCTGTCATGTCGCTCTTGCCACTCTTCTTGATCTATAAGCGAAACTGTGGCGTTGGTTTGTGGATCTAAGTCAATTACTAAAACTTTGTAGCCGTCCGTTGCAAGTGTTGCAGCAATATTTACTGTTGTAGTGGTTTTTCCAACGCCGCCTTTGAGATTTATAAAGCTTACTGTTTTTGTCATGACCTTGTCCTTTTGGTATGCTTTTCAGTTTTTATGATTGCTACGGAGCTGGATTTTCTCGGAGATCAGACTCTCTGTAGCTATTTGACGCTACTATTTTGCCATCGCTCAGTCTAGAGCTTTCATCATGGAAAACTCCGAAAACAGTAGCTGATCGCCGAAAACGTGATCAACGATATTCATTTTTTGGACGGTTCAAGCTAATGCCGCTTTTAGTCGCAGAGGACCTCACAATTAGTGGCAAAATAAGTAAAGTCAACTCAGCGGGTTCCAGCGTTGCGACCAGTCGTCATCGGTGCGGATCACTTCGCGCAGCAGGTGGAAGGCTTGTTGCAGCGTCGCCGAATCGCGGTCGCGTGAGTAGACCAGGTAAGTCGGATAGCCGAATTCTGGGGCCTTGGTCACTGCTTCCAGGGCGCCGCTTTCCAGATAGGTGCGTACCACGCGGGTGCGGAAGTAGCCGCTGCCGCCGTGTTCGAGAATGTATTGCAGGGCCAGTGGGCCGAGGTTGAAGCTTAGCGCCGCTTTGGCTTTTTCCGGCAGGGCGGCGTCATGCTGACGGCGGAAGTCCGGGCCCCAGTCGATGTAGACGTAGGGATCGGGACGATCGGGCGCACGCACCAGAATCAGTTTTTCTTCCAGCACTTGCTCGACCTGCAATCCCGGCCAGTATTCCGGCTGATAGACCAGCGCCGCGTCGAGCACGCCGAGTTCGAGCTGGCGCAGCAGGTTTTCGCCGTCGCGGATTTCCATGCGCAGGGCATGCCCGGGAATTTTCTCGCGCAGCTCCGCCGCCCAACTGAGCATCAACGGGTTGCACAAGCTGACTTCGCCGCCGATGTGCAGCACGTTGTGATACCCCTCGGGCAGCGGCAGATCGCGGCGCGCGGCTTCCCAGGTCTGCACCAGTTGATTGGCGTAGACCACGAAGGCCTCGCCATTGGGCGTCAGTTTCGCCCCGGCGCGGTTGCGCACGAACAGCGTACTGCCCAGCTGACTTTCGAGTTTTTGCACCCGGGCGGTGATCGCCGTTTGCGTGACGAACAGCTTCTGCGCGGCCGCGGCGAGGCTGCCGTGGCGGACGATTTCCAGGAAGGTGCGAGCGAGATCGATGTCCATGGGCGGGCCGGTGTTTGAGGTGTCGGGCATTGTAAAGGCAAAAGCCCCTCACCCTAACCCTCTCCCCGAGGGAGAGGGGACTGACCGAGGTGTCTGGCGTCATACATCGACCTGAAAGATCGGGTCGATTATGGATTCAGAACATGAATCTCACATCGGTGTAGATCTCCAATATCCCCGGCTCGGTTCCCTCTCCTTTGGGAGAGGGGACTGACCGAGGTGTCTTGCGTCATACATCGACCTGAAAGATCGAGGCGATTATGGATTCAGTAGAGATCGTTCATGTCGGCGAACCTCTACAGCATCCCCCAATCGGTCCCCTCTCCCTTGGGAGAGGGCTAGGGTGAGGGGAAAGCAGTCACCGCCAAAATCAACTGGCCAACTCGGTCAAACGCACCCGCGCCCACTCTTCGATCAACCGCGCCGGCGTGCCACACACCTTGCGCTTGTAGACAAAATTTCGGCACTTCTCGGCAAACTGATTGCGGTTGTAGAGCATGTCTTCCTGCATCTCCTGCAACTCGGTTTCGCGACACTGCTGGATCAATACCTGATCAACCCGCGCCTTGCGCTCACGCACCGCGGCATAGGCTGGATCGCTCACCACGCCGTTGGCCCGTTGCAACAACCATAACGAAAACTCATCCGGGCAACGCGGGCCGATTTCCTGAACCATGCCCAGTTGCCACGCCTGCACCGCGCTCACCGGCAGGCACGCCTGAGTCAGTTGCTCGGCCATCGCCGGGCCGACGGCGCGGGGCAGGCTGTAAGTCCAGTATTCGGAGCCATACAAACCCATGCTCTTGTAATGCGGATTGAGCACGACATCGGCGCGGGCAAACACAATATCGGCGGCCAGTGCGAGCATCACGCCACCGGCGCCGGCGTTGCCAGTAACGCCGCTGACCACCAGTTGCCGGGCCGTCAGCAGTTCTGCGCAGACATCATCGATCGCCTGAATATTCGCCCAGGCTTCAGCACCGGGATCCTGCGCAGCCTGGATCACGTTCAAATGCACGCCGTTGGAAAAGCTGCCGCGCCCGCCCTTGATCAGCAACACCTGCGTATCACGGGATTTGGCCCAGCGCAGCGCAGCGACCATGCGCTGGCATTGCTCGGTGCTCATGGCGCCGTTGTAGAACTCGAATGTCAGCTCACCGACGATGCCGGATTCGCGATACCGCAGCGGTTGATAGCCTTCATCACTGAACGGCTGTGTAGCGATCGACCAGTCGAGCACCGGCACGTCGGCCAATTGCTCGGCCAACAGGTGCCGCGCCGGTTGTTTGAAGGTTTCTTCGCCGGGTTGCGGTTTGCGCCGTAGTGCACCGATCCACAGGCTTTGATCGCCGGCTGCGACGAGTACGGCATCGTCATGCACCGCGAGAATTTCGCCGGGCACGCCGCTGCGCGAATCGAGGTGTGCGTCGTAAACGTAATATTGACCGCCGGCCAAGCTGGCCAGCACGCCGGGCTGACCATCGGCGGCATCGATGCAGCGTTTGATGAAGCGCGCGCAGTCGTGCCAGCTGAAACTGCGGTCGACCTGTTTCATGTTCGGCTGCAAACGCCCGCGCACTTTTGCATTGGCATAGTCGAGGACAACCGGTTCAAAGCCCTCGATGAATTTCTCCACCACTTCGCGTATGCAGCGAATCGCCGCATCACTGACCCGGCCGTTATACAGCTCGGATTTGCGCAGGCCCGCCGGCAGGTTGAATTCACAAGTGGCCCACACTGGCCCGGCGTCCATTTCCTCGACCGCTTGCAACGCGGTGACGCCCCAACTCGGCAGCTCGTTGGTAATCGCCCAGTCGAGGGCACTGGCGCCCCGATCGCCGACGATGCCGGGATGAATGATCACCACCGGACGCTGTGCATTGCTCCACAGTGCCTCGGGCACACGGTCCTTGAGGAACGGGCAAATCACCAGATCCGCGCCGCTGTGTTCGATCTGTTCGCATACAGCGTTTTCATCGGTAAACAGCACGACGCTCGGCGAGTGCCCGGCCTCGCGCAGTTCCAGCCAGGCACGTTGGGTCAGGCCGTTAAACGCTGACGACAGCAGAATGATGTTGAGTGGTCGCATGCTTGCTCTTCCTTGAGTGGGTTCGCCGTGGGCTCTCGGTGAGCCGTCCCTGGCTTTCGATGGAGCCGCGAGATTAATCAGTGGCCGGCCACGCGCCAGTGACCGAGGTCAACGTTGTGTCAGCCAATGTTTCTGCGGCGACCAAGTGCCTTATGCTCAATGGTTTGCTTGTGCTGATTTTTTATTACTTCAAATGTCTTCGAGGCTATTGCACAGTCGCGCCTGATCAGAGCCGGACGATCCCGGCAGAACGATGGTTTTTCGCAGCGGGTGGGACCCGTTTCAGGGAGCAAGGCATGGGTGGGTACAACCCGCATTACCAGATCATTGGGCAGATGTTCCAAAAGGACTATCGCTGGCTGTGCGCTGCCGTTGGCCGCACGTTGGGTTGCCCGCACAGTGCGCAGGACATCGCTTCGGAAACCTTTCTGCGGGTGCTGGCATTGCCGGACCCCACGGCCATTCGCGAGCCACGGGCACTGTTGACCACCATCGCCCGGCGACTGGTGTACGAAGGCTGGCGCCGTCAGGACCTTGAACGCGCCTATCTGGAAAGTCTGGCGCTGGCGCCCGAACCGGTGCATCCGTCTCCGGAAGAACGGGCGCTGGTGATCGAAGCGCTGCTGGCGGTCGATCGTTTGCTCAACGGGTTGTCGGCCAAGGCCAAAGCGGCGTTTCTCTACCACCAACTCGACGGCTTGACCTACAGCGAGATCGGCGAACGCCTCGGGGTGTCCACCAGTCGCGTGCAGCAATACATGGTCGAGGCGTTCAAGCGTTGCTATCAGGCCATGCAGGCATGAGGCCGGACGACGCGGTGATCGACGAGGCGGCACAATGGCTGGCGCTGTTGCAATCGGGCGAGGCAGGCATGGCCGAGCGGGCAGCGTTTGAGGCCTGGCGGCTTGCCGATCCACGGCATCAGCAGGTCATCGAACAGATGGGCGGCGGCCTGAATTTGCTGCGCAGCCCGAGCTTGCGCAACGTGCCGCGCAATAGCCTGCTGCACAGTCTCAATGCGCCGTCGAGTCGTCGACGCTTTATCAGCGGCAGTTTGAGTGTGCTCGGTGTTGCGCTGTTAGCCGGATTACTCGGACGGCGCTACGGCTGGCTGCCGGAGGCGGGGGAGTTGTCGACCGGCACCGGTGAACGACGTGACTTCACCTTGGCCGACGGCAGTGCGCTGACCCTCAACGCGCGCAGTCGTGTGGTGCCTTTGTTCGATAGCCAACAGCGCCTGCTCGCTTTGCGCAGCGGCGAGTTGTTGGTCGATGTGGCGAAAGAGTCGGCGCGACCCTTCGTGGTCGAGACCGAGCACGGGCGCATGCGTGCGCTGGGGACGAAATTTCTCGTGCAGTACAGCGAGGATTCGACGCGTTTGGTGATGCTCCATTCGCAGGTCGAAGTGGTCACCGCAGGTGGCGCGCGGCAAGTGGTGGCGGCCGGCGAGAGTCT from Pseudomonas tensinigenes harbors:
- a CDS encoding sterol desaturase/SRPBCC family protein yields the protein MRQTTETFRSRYRAAIHPLYNPWLHGAFVLLFGVLAIGAFWSSVQQVSLLEWLTLPLTLLLFNFGVYMVHRHLGHHKKTFAKMFYARHAGDHHSFFTPDHMTYDSARDWRVILFPAWLIVLHTLLITLPLWWLLAQVNANVAGLFGGCMVLGYLTYEVFHACEHLPADNPLARLPWIRQMRRLHELHHRRERMQQSNFNIVLPLMDYLFGTLYWEPETAPLSYARMPMTRMQHTVDIAGEPNAVLAYAASVGRWPEWHPSSLKIDGAHGPLHAGSRFEEDIHAGGREGHLSWEVTEYLPGWRWCARAQGDHGLSLLLTYECTAEGSGTRFVRTLDYRFDGLAMRIANHLLLKRRIERESAASMLALRDMAAQYLASARASA
- a CDS encoding ParA family protein, which translates into the protein MTKTVSFINLKGGVGKTTTTVNIAATLATDGYKVLVIDLDPQTNATVSLIDQEEWQERHDSGQTLYHMFNDMLKGESQFDIDKAILQDVADIEGLDLLPSSIHLVEIQDDIPDMDNKAYVSHVDVLGNIIENIKVDYDYILIDCPPNLGAITLNGISISDFYVVPTVPDILSKIGISLILNRINSFKKRKHSCKIDLAGIIFTKVDYRTNLHKSTMTELRSGDNSEVVFENDFPQRISVAEAPVDSRPFITSATAKRKSDFQDTKNIITNLTDEFVRRVGV
- a CDS encoding LysR family transcriptional regulator gives rise to the protein MDIDLARTFLEIVRHGSLAAAAQKLFVTQTAITARVQKLESQLGSTLFVRNRAGAKLTPNGEAFVVYANQLVQTWEAARRDLPLPEGYHNVLHIGGEVSLCNPLMLSWAAELREKIPGHALRMEIRDGENLLRQLELGVLDAALVYQPEYWPGLQVEQVLEEKLILVRAPDRPDPYVYIDWGPDFRRQHDAALPEKAKAALSFNLGPLALQYILEHGGSGYFRTRVVRTYLESGALEAVTKAPEFGYPTYLVYSRDRDSATLQQAFHLLREVIRTDDDWSQRWNPLS
- a CDS encoding hydrogenase maturation protein, which produces MRPLNIILLSSAFNGLTQRAWLELREAGHSPSVVLFTDENAVCEQIEHSGADLVICPFLKDRVPEALWSNAQRPVVIIHPGIVGDRGASALDWAITNELPSWGVTALQAVEEMDAGPVWATCEFNLPAGLRKSELYNGRVSDAAIRCIREVVEKFIEGFEPVVLDYANAKVRGRLQPNMKQVDRSFSWHDCARFIKRCIDAADGQPGVLASLAGGQYYVYDAHLDSRSGVPGEILAVHDDAVLVAAGDQSLWIGALRRKPQPGEETFKQPARHLLAEQLADVPVLDWSIATQPFSDEGYQPLRYRESGIVGELTFEFYNGAMSTEQCQRMVAALRWAKSRDTQVLLIKGGRGSFSNGVHLNVIQAAQDPGAEAWANIQAIDDVCAELLTARQLVVSGVTGNAGAGGVMLALAADIVFARADVVLNPHYKSMGLYGSEYWTYSLPRAVGPAMAEQLTQACLPVSAVQAWQLGMVQEIGPRCPDEFSLWLLQRANGVVSDPAYAAVRERKARVDQVLIQQCRETELQEMQEDMLYNRNQFAEKCRNFVYKRKVCGTPARLIEEWARVRLTELAS
- a CDS encoding sigma-70 family RNA polymerase sigma factor; this translates as MGGYNPHYQIIGQMFQKDYRWLCAAVGRTLGCPHSAQDIASETFLRVLALPDPTAIREPRALLTTIARRLVYEGWRRQDLERAYLESLALAPEPVHPSPEERALVIEALLAVDRLLNGLSAKAKAAFLYHQLDGLTYSEIGERLGVSTSRVQQYMVEAFKRCYQAMQA
- a CDS encoding FecR domain-containing protein, which encodes MRPDDAVIDEAAQWLALLQSGEAGMAERAAFEAWRLADPRHQQVIEQMGGGLNLLRSPSLRNVPRNSLLHSLNAPSSRRRFISGSLSVLGVALLAGLLGRRYGWLPEAGELSTGTGERRDFTLADGSALTLNARSRVVPLFDSQQRLLALRSGELLVDVAKESARPFVVETEHGRMRALGTKFLVQYSEDSTRLVMLHSQVEVVTAGGARQVVAAGESLLFNGAGLLALERSSGQESAWVQGRLEVRDRPLREVIDSLRRYRRGILHLSPEVADLRLSGLYPLDDSDRTLQLLERSLPIRVTWHNPYWVSIDARL